ccataaaaatgcaGGGCATCAATGGAAGGTTTATCTCATGAATATTCAGACTACTAgtgatataacgcacgattctaccgaggtcgttcggcccaatccagaataacatgtacattgtcgagggtcgtgtggcacaaaccatagatgcatctattatactaccgaggcgttcggcccacttcacaagaaaggaaggaagttaccgaattattagacacgtgtttacaatacagtacatgagcacagAATGAAAATAATCTTTATCGTTTTTCAcataactcgcccacaactcaaagtgttaaggctcggcctattatacatatatttatttctaaatcacaTTCCGTTATAACTCTAATAAATTAAGCCAGTAgaacgagttcaaataattcaattattacatgataaagtcttATGTCTACCCGGACAtgaacatgctttagctacgtacggactcttgtcacctcgtgcatacgtaccACCCACAGCTAGTTACatgtaacaataaatatcacctaggggtagcttccccctcacaaggttagacaggagacttacctcactccaaagatccataaccggctccaacgccactcaaaCACCTCAACCCGATACTTGTATcttcaaaacaagtcaaataacaTGCAAACCAATCACAATATAGCCCAATacgtataatttaacaatttataatgattctcAATTTCGCTCAAAAGctaacaaagtcaaccctcggacCCACGCACCCATATTCCGGAAAtcttcgaagataaactttacccataacaccacagaCACaagtatataatttattccaaatttcatatccaatttcgtggtcaaaattcaaaaatatcaaattctaggttttctaccaaaattccaaatttttactaattttcatgtttaaatccatatataaaccatgtatttaacttgtaataggtgggattCACTTACCTTGTGTTTATTGCTGAAAATTCGTTCAATATGGCTCTCCAAAATCGGCCAATccaagtgaaaaatgaaagaagaagggCCAAATCCCGTTCTTAAAACAACTCTGCCCAGCGACATTTTCGCATTTGCATTATACTTGGCCGCTTCTGCAACGTCGCTTCTGCAGCACAAAGTCAGCTTCTGTGGCTCCCTTCAAGCCGCTCAACCTCCTCATTTGCGGCCCCTGAAGCGCTTCTACGCCTTCGCTTCTTCGATGTTTCATCCGCAGGTgcgggtccgcttctgcggaattcgaccgcatctgcgctccaaTGGTTAcatctgcgatcacgcaggtgcgggaatttCTTCACACCTGCGACCTCTATCAGTTCACTCCCAGCCGCTCCTTGCTGTGACCCAGCTTTCGCAGAAGCGATCGCACCAGCAACCAGAAAAATCCTAGATTCCTTTAGTACAAAAAttaatctgttaaccatccggaatccacccaaggccatcaagaccttaaccaattataccaacgtatcccaaaatacattacgaacttaggcgaggcctcaaatcatgccatacaacctcaaaactacgaatcgacgatcgaaatccttctttaactttcaaacttcgacaaACGCGTCTGATTCATATCAAAACATTctagaatgacgccaaactttgcgcacatgtcataaatcacaatacaaacctattcTAAGACTCAGAAGCCCACTCCAAACCATACTTAggaaatttcttaaatttttaaaatgttaactttccataataagcgctgaaatgctacCGAGTGATCCGATACctaacccgaacatacgcccaagtctgaaattacCATAaaaacctattgaaaccttcaaatccggactccgaggtcgtttactcaaaagtcaaaccgtagtcaattcttccaacttaaaactttcaaaattagaattttctttctaaatcaactctaaacttcccgaaattcaatttcgaccacacgaATAAGTCATAATATCTAAAGTGAAGGTACTCAAGGCCTCATaccgctgaacgacgcgctagaagTCAAAATGACCAATTTGATATTTACATAGAGATTCAATTGCTTGTTCAGGTGTTgcagcattttcttcatcagcaTGTGCAAGATAAGCTTCACCAATTTTAGTTTCAAGTACAATATCTTCATCTATAGCTTCACCAACTTAATCAACTTCATTTTCAAGTACAAGATCTACAGTTACGTGTAATGGTCCATGTTCAAATGGCATACTCCCCCTAGCATGAGCGATCACATGATATGAGGATCAAGACTTAGCAAAATAGAATAAATTCTCTTTGAATACAACATCCCTGCAAACAAAAAATTGATTAGTTGTAAGATCCAGAAGTTTGTATTCATTCTTTGTCTGATTACCCAAGGTGCACTACATGTTTGGCTCTAGCTGAGAACTTGTTGGCATGGACCATGGTAGTTGCATAACACAGGCATCCAAAGACTCGTAAGTGCTCAAGTGAAGGATTTTTAAGATATAGAAGCTCATAAGGTGTTTTACCATATATAATTACATGAGGGGGTCTATTCATAATGTACACAGCAATAGTGATACATTTTTTCCAGTATTTAGTTGGCACACTAGCCTGGAATTTTAAGGCTCTTGTTGTATCAAGTATATGTCTATGCTTTTTTTTtactaccccattttgttggggGGTATATGCAAAACTACTTTGATGTATTATACCATAAAATTCATATAACTCATTACGCGGCTTACTGAAAGATTCTCCTCCATTATTGGTTATAACAATTTTAATTGCTACACCAAATTGTGTTCTTAACATGGAAATAAACTTTTTTAACACCACAATTACATCACTCTTCAATTGCAGTAAATGAACCTAAGGTTATCTAGAGTGATCATCCACAACTGttaaaaaataattctttctatcttgtgtGGGAAACTTATATGGTCCCCAAATATTCATATGCAAAAGCAGTAAAGGGTCGATACTTCTTATGATACTTCTAGGAAAAACTTGTATACTCTGCTTAGCTAGGGGACATACAAAGCAGTCCTTATTCATATCCAAATCTAGTTTCTTATGCTGAAAAACTTTATGTTTTTCATTGTACTAACATAAGTGTGACCTAGTCTCTTATGCCAAAGATTTTCATCAACCTCTGGTTTTTGAACTTCTGCAACTGATGCTTCCCTCAGAATTCTAGTTATGTGCCCATCCTTCACCACATACAAGCCATTTTTTTCTTTACATATTCCCTTCCCCCTGCCACTCCAAAAGTCCTGAAATACACAAAAGTCGGGATAGAAATGAATAGAGCAACTGAGTTCCTTTGTGAGTTTTGACACAGACAACAAATTAAATTTGAAGTATGTACAACACATTTTTTACTTTCATCTCCTTAAGGAATGTTGCACTACCAATATGAGAAATGTTTGTCTTCTCACCAGTGGATAAGTGAACCTGATCTCTACCAGTTTTTAACTCAGTCTTAAAATGTAATATATCTAAGGAAGCAACTATGTGATGAGTCACACCAAAGTCAACTATCAATTCCTTACAAGGATAACTAGTCTTTAGTGTAATAGCAATACCTGCCATATTCACTTGGGATACTGATGTGTCTTTGTTCAACATATCCAAAATCTATTTGTAATGATCCTCAGTGAAGAAATGTTCTCCTGCAGGACCATCACTGTTTGATTTTCCTCCAGCCATGCTTGGTGGTTCTTCATGCTCAGAGGTTCCAGTCGCACAGTTAGCCACAACCTTTCTCTTACCATTGAAATTTTTTGGATAACTTACTAGCTTGTAGCAGTTTTCTTTAAAATGTTTACTCATTTTACAGTAGTCACATTTCATGAAGGTCTTCTTTCCTTTGTAACATTGTCCTCGTCCATCTTGCATAGAAATAGGATCTCTCCTGGTAGCTAAGACTGGATACGAACTAGATCTTTGGCTTTCATCCTCAATTATCAAGGCATAGGCTTGATTCAAGGTTGGCTCGACAGTCTTCATTAAAATCTGCCTTCTCGCTTGTCCATAGGTCTTATTTAGACCATTGAGAAGTTGAATAAATCTTTTGACGATGAAGATGTTCAATATAGTCCTTTGATTTTACACAATCACAACCTGATGTAGGAACCAAAGAATCATACTCTGACAATAATTGCATCAACCTTGTGAAATAAGTGTCAATAGAATTAGTTTCTTGTGTAATTGATGCAATctttttgtgcaattggaaaatTCAAACTCGACTAACCTTATCAAATCTCTCCTTCAAGTCTTCCCAAACTAGGTGAGCATCTAATGCATAATCAATTCCACTAATGAGGTTCATCGATTCAGTGATCATGATCCAAGAGAGAACAATCGCAATGCATGTCTCCCATTCCTCATGTAATTCCTTCTTAAAGATATTCTTCTTACATGTACCAGTTACAAACCCTAATTTTCGTTTAGTTTGAAGAGCAATTCGCATCGTGCGATGCCACAACCCATAGTTTTCAGAGCCTGTGAGCTTAATCGGAATCAGGACTGAGCTCAGAGTATTGGAAGGATGTATAAAACACTGGGTGTGTGTGATCGATCTTCGCAACCCCTATTACTTAATTTGATCGAGAGTTTTGGAACACACAATACGTGATTATTCAATTAAGATGAAACTAGTATCAATTGCTCTGATGCCATGTGAGTTTAGGTGGATTGAATCACATCTCGACCTCCATTAATGGAGGTGAAATAACAGAACTAAGTTGAGAGAAGATGAGCTTAGAGAGAGAAATGTTGGAACAGAACTATCTGATATTATTGATTGAATACAAATAAAATGTACatcacatctatatatatatatatatatatatatatatatatatatatatatatcaattatctAACTTCTACTAAGTTAATCCATAATCAATTAATGCCAACTAACTATAACTACCCTAACTAACTGGTGACAACTGGCTAACGACTTCACTGCTAGTTGGCATACTACTTGCTATTCTCACTACCACCACCTCCAAATCTTTCACCTATTGGATTCTCCCTCTCTTGCACCTGAGGCAGAGATTCCACTACTTCTATATTTACACCATGTGTTGTTTTTTGGCTTGCAAGAAATTCGTTTAAGTTCTCAGTAGATACATCTAAAACTGCCCTTTTCCATCACCTGTCAAAGTAAGACCGTTGATTGATCCAACCTTCTCTTCGGGCAGGAACCTCCTCGAGACACTATAGACAAAGGAAGATAAACTAATGGGCCTCCCGCACTCAAGAAGCAGGGTAACACAATTTTCCATAGAAGTACGAATTTGAACCCCGTTTTTACTACTTAAAAATCAACCAGTTGTGCTCTGATTTTTTAATAgtggtaattgtttatgttaaaAGAATCTCTACAATGTATTTGATAAATTTCTCACGTGAACGTTTTTGGGAATAGTATAATATGTTTTGCAAGTTATGTTCTTGTTGCACTAAAAACTGCTGAAGTAAtttgcaataattaaaaaaaagggaTTGTTAATGAAATATCTTGTAATTGTATAAAGATTAGTGGAAAGTGAGTACATGATACATTTAATCAGTTATGTTTGTGTCTTGAGTTTAATTTCTCTCTTAAAACACATGAGGACTAAGTTTCCATTAAGATTTCACCTTATATTTATACTACcaataaggaaaggaaaaaatattGATAACTACTCGGTTTTACCAATGTTATGAAAGTTGTTTTAGTTAAACAAATATTAGTCGTTGGATTTAAAAGTAGATTATAGGTGTATGAATTGAGATGTGCACCCGGACAAACTAGAGAGATATCATGCTGGAGGGGAGCTAGTTCCATTTAAAAGTATCATTTGGGACGGGTTAGCCCATTTCCGGTCTGACCCGATAAAAAGTTGGAACAAAAAGGCCCGGCTGGGCTTGGGAAGGGATCGGACACGGGGTATTGGAGCGAGAGCTGGGCTCTCAAGGCTCTGGGCCCGGGAGACCAGCCCACATATGAGCTTGGTCTCAGCCCACCGGGACGGTAatgataatttatttttaaatctggCCATTTTCAGCCGTTTGCAGTTTGACTATTGGCCAACGTCTATAAACGGCCAAAATTGCCTCCCCATCCCCCAAACACCCCTAACCTAATTTTAACTATAAATactcataatttttatttttattttttacacctTTTCTACCTACTATCTCTGATTCTCTTTTTGCTCACTTATATTGTCAGATTTTGATTTGTATAATTAGATAGTCCTCCTTATGTTGTCTAGACTCTAAGCAAGAACAAGTCCCGTGTGAATGTTTTTTATAAATAGATACAAGTACGATTCAATTTAGTACTTGAATATATTAACTATGAGCACAAGGATAATAGAGTGGGACGCGTCATCTAGTTAGACACTTGTTTTATAAGCACCCATATGTAAGAGATGAAGTAGAAAACTACTTGAAGGTTAGAGACTGCATTAGATTggaacaaagaagaaaaaaggattaGAAGATTGTCCAGAGTTTGAAATTGAAGTTTCTCTTTGTACTTTGTAACTTATATGCTTTAAAATTTGGAAATTAAAATCTAAATCGAATTTGCATTGTTATGAATTGAAGTTTGAAAATTAAAGCTAGTAGTAGGGAAAAAGCTAGTGGTAAATGGTTGAAACTTTAAACGGTCGTAATTTTACACTCGTTTATGCAATTTATATGTTTttgttatttcatgtatttttttcAAGATCTAGGTGGACAAACTGCTGTTTGGTGGTTTGACCGAGCCAATttcgagaaaaaaaaattatgttccTTTTGAATTTATATTTTGTCCCAGATCGGTACCAAACTTTAATCTTTTGTTATATAAAAGTTTATGCAAAATAgtagatttcaacatcaaaatagTTGCATATAGCTCATGCGAATATCAATTTTAATGAGCAAAAAAgtacaacaaaataaaaaataataataaacccCGGCCCGCCCTGTTTCTGCCCACGAAAATCCTAACTGAGTTTGGGGCCGGGCTTGATAGCATTTTTCCTTGAAAACCATAGCCCTCGAACCGGCCCCCTAAGGGCGGCCCGGACTTGCCCGAATCAATAACCGGAAGGGCTCCCGGGGGTTGACACGGCACAGACTGGATGGTGCAACTCTAAGTAGTAGAACTAAAATATCATTACAACGTGGTACAACCACCTTTCAGAATACAAACCATAATACTTCTTAAACATACTACTTCTCTTATCCAATTTGTGCTTCATTTGGAAATTGGATGTCATATCCACCAACACAAATGGCTCTTTCTCTTCAAGAATGGTGCCATTTTCATGAACGGCCACCACAATGGCACTTTCGAATATTAACATTTGGTCTAACTCAACTCCAATAAGCTAGATCATGAGCTGAGAATTGTTCAAAACCATATAAGGAAGAATCATTTATATTTTCCCACCTGATATAAGACTCAAGACCCCCTCACGATCGGAACTGGATATCTGAAGCGTGAACAATATTTGGGGATCAACATTGGATAAATTGGGATGAACTTGGATGTGATACCATGATAAAGAAATGGACTTTAGGCTTAACTAAACCCCAAAACTATTTCTTCGGATAAGAATTGCCAATACCATAAAATGAGATCCATTTATTTTTTCCTACCCGATGTGACACTCAATAGAACATCGGAATTGCCACCACAATGGCATTTCCGAAAACACCGGAACGGCCACCACAATGGCACTTCCGAACACCGGAACGGGACAATTAGCCATGGCAATGACGAAGAGTTATTGGGGAGCTCCAACTCTATTAAGGCTAATTGGTTTTCAGAGCTTAGCGCATCATTGCCAGGATAGTGCTGAGAAAAAACTCTAATGGTGTAATTGAACTAGTCTGCTCACAATGCAAGAAAATAACAACTTGGTGGAGAAGGTGATTCCATCCAGAAAATTAGGGTTATCTTAGCTGAAATATTTTATCCTAGTCATTGTtcaattattttgctgaattagaGAGATGCAATAAGATTCACAAGGCAGAGAGTTCTTTCTTAACTATAAAAGAAAGGAACAGAAATCCCTACTTTTTTTTACAGTGTTATGGATTTGCATCTAAGCTTAAAAATTTTagttctactttttttttttttttttgaagcgCTGATCATAATTAGGttgggattgaggcatagttATTGTTGTAAATTTTTTTCCTTAATCATTCAACAAATACCAAACTTCATATCCCATATGAATCAGAAGCAATATCCAACATAAGCAAATCGGTAAGCTGCAGTAAAGAGGCCATAGAAACAAAGACATTTCAAACCATCATACttctgaaaaatgagcaaacaaactGCAACGACGATGACGCCATTTATTAAAAAAGAGAGACTAGGCCGATTTAGATACAGAGTAACTTAAAAATATGAATATTACAATTCCAAAACATAGACCAAAACCTTAATAAGATCGCAAATCCCATAGTAAAAACAACACCACGGTAACTATGAGATTTGTTGGCTTTAGTACACTGAAAGAAGGATAATGAACTGATTTGCGAGGATCGAATTGGAACGTCCATTTTAAAACTTCAGCAGGAAAATTTATATTAAAGTACCAAACACCACAGAGAAAGAATTTTACAACAATTAGTGAATTGGAAATTATGATAATTACTGCAGAATTCTCATACAATACGTTGCATTTCACTTATTTATTCACTTGATTAAGACTTGATCTTGGTCCAATGATTGTACGACCAGTGTTCATTATTCACTTGATTAAGACTCGATCATACTTCGGGCGAAAGATGGCAAAATGAATGCTGCTTTGTGAAtctgaaaaaaaaagacaatatgAAAAGAGTTAGTTATAAAATTTGATGAAGAACATACAGTAAAACGGAAAAAGAAATTGTGAGATATGAAGTTACATCAGAGTTGTAGAACTTGAGAGGTCCTAATTTGGACTTGACTTGAGTTGTCTCTTTGTCAATTGGATTTACTGGATTCTTGAAGTTAACTTCTGGCCCTTCAGTAGAGCAGAGCATATAACCAATCACACCGCTGAAATCAAAATATTTAAGACATCATTGATCAGTATCAGTTGAGAAAACTTAAACACAATTCCTTGAAAGTTTACTTGAAATAAAAATTTGCTCACTCTGTTTCAATTTT
This DNA window, taken from Nicotiana tabacum cultivar K326 chromosome 15, ASM71507v2, whole genome shotgun sequence, encodes the following:
- the LOC142169578 gene encoding uncharacterized protein LOC142169578; translated protein: MRIALQTKRKLGFVTGTCKKNIFKKELHEEWETCIAIVLSWIMITESMNLISGIDYALDAHLVWEDLKERFDKTYGQARRQILMKTVEPTLNQAYALIIEDESQRSSSYPVLATRRDPISMQDGRGQCYKGKKTFMKCDYCKMSKHFKENCYKLVSYPKNFNGKRKVVANCATGTSEHEEPPSMAGGKSNSDGPAGEHFFTEDHYK